Proteins encoded within one genomic window of Pararhizobium capsulatum DSM 1112:
- a CDS encoding methylenetetrahydrofolate reductase C-terminal domain-containing protein — protein sequence MSDLKPAENPVKGNAAPAKKAATGAYTPSGVSPNRRARRSYTIRLWAVRHSRFLEWFYHRFADLFLLLHPLWKAIGYNRVETPITFVERNVKGLLFDCRMCGQCVLSATGMSCPMNCPKQLRNGPCGGVRANGNCEVEPDMPCVWVKAWEGSRNMVKGDAILNVQKPVNQSLRETSSWLRVTAQAAEAKEAAKEA from the coding sequence TGTCTGACCTGAAGCCTGCCGAAAACCCTGTCAAAGGCAATGCCGCACCGGCAAAGAAGGCCGCGACTGGCGCCTACACCCCCTCCGGCGTATCCCCCAATCGGCGCGCCCGGCGCAGCTACACGATCCGTCTCTGGGCGGTTCGGCATTCGCGATTTCTCGAATGGTTCTACCACCGCTTCGCCGATCTCTTCCTGCTGCTCCATCCGCTGTGGAAGGCGATCGGCTACAACAGGGTCGAAACCCCGATCACCTTCGTCGAGCGCAACGTCAAGGGCCTGCTCTTCGACTGTCGCATGTGCGGCCAATGTGTGCTGTCGGCCACCGGCATGTCTTGCCCGATGAACTGCCCCAAGCAGCTTCGCAACGGTCCCTGCGGCGGCGTGCGCGCCAACGGCAATTGCGAGGTCGAGCCGGACATGCCCTGCGTCTGGGTCAAAGCCTGGGAAGGTTCAAGGAACATGGTCAAGGGCGATGCGATCCTGAACGTGCAAAAGCCGGTCAATCAGTCGCTGCGGGAGACATCCTCCTGGCTGCGTGTCACGGCGCAGGCTGCCGAGGCAAAAGAAGCGGCAAAGGAAGCCTGA